TCGCGCGTCGCGGCGAGGTCCAGGATCGCCTTGGCGCCGGCGCAGACCACCAGCATCCGCGTGCGCCCCAGCTCCGCCAGGTCGGCCGAGACGTCGTGCGCGCCGCCGCGGTGCACCCCGCCAATCCCGCCGGTCGCGAACACCGACGCCCCCGCGAGGTCCGCCAGCCACATCGTGGCCGCCACCGTCGTCGCGCCGTCCATCTTCCGCGCGATGGCGATCGGCAGGTCGCGCGTGGACAGCTTCAGCACGCCCTCGGCCGTCCCCAGCCGCTCGATCTCCTCCTCCGACAACCCCACGACCGGCTGCCCGGCGACGACGCCGACCGTGGCGGGGACGGCGCCGTTCGCGGCCACCTCGGCCTCCAGCTCGCGCGCCACCTGCAGGTTGCGCGGGTGCGGAAGGCCGTGGGCGATGACGGTGGATTCCAGCGCCACCACGGCGCCGCCGTCTTCCAGCGCCTTCTGGACGTGCAGGGGAGTCTGGATGTGCATCGGCCCGGGATTGCATGCGTGCGTCGCCGTGCGTCCGCCCGGCGGGGCGGATAAGTTACCGCGGACCCCTTGCCGCGAAAACCTGATGAGCACCACCGAGCCCGCGCCGCCCGCCGCCGCGCCCCGTTCCGCCGCCCCCGTGCTGGGCGACATGCCGCCCGAGGAGTTCCGCCGCCACGCCCACGCCGCGGTGGACTGGATGGCGGACTACCTCGCCGGCGTGGAGCGCCATCCCGTCCTCTCGCGGGTGCAGCCGGGCGACGTCGCCGCGCTCATCCCACCCTCACCACCGTCACAGGGCGAGGACTTCGCGGGCGTGCTGGCCGACGTGGAACGGGTGGTGATGCCGGGGATCACGCACTGGAACCATCCCGGCTTCTTCGCCTACTTCGCCATCACCGGCTCCGGGCCCGGCATCATCGGCGAGATGATGGCGGCGGCGCTGAACGTGAACGGGATGCTGTGGCGCTCGTCGCCCTCCGTCACCGAGGTCGAGGAGCGGGCGCTGGACTGGCTGCGGCAGATGCTCGGCCTCCCCGAGGTCTTTCGGGGGACGATCCAGGACACCGCCTCCATCTCCACCCTGGTCGCCATCGCCACGGCGCGCGAGGCGGCGCGGGTGGGGGTGCGGGAGATGGGGATGAGCGGGCGCGACCTGCCGCGGATGCGCGTCTACGCCTCGGAGCAGGTGCACTCGTCCATCGACAAGGCGTGCATCACCCTGGGCCTGGGGATGGAGGGGCTGCGGAAGATCCCGGTCGACGCCGAGTTCCGCATGGACGCCGCCGCGCTGGATGCGGCGATCGAGGAGGACCGCGCGGCGGGGATGCTTCCCTTCTGCGTCGTGGCGACGGTGGGGACCACGTCGACCAGCAGCATCGACCCCGTCGCCGCCATCGCGGACGTGTGCGCGCGGCGGAAGGTGTGGCTGCACGTGGACGCGGCGTACGGCGGATCGGCGGCGGCGGTGCCGGAGCTGCGGTGGATCCTGGACGGCGCCGAGCGGGCGGACTCGGTCGTCACCAACCCGCACAAGTGGCTGTTCACGCCCATCGACATCTCCGTGCTCTATCTGCGCGACCCGGAGCTCTGCCGCCGCGCCTTCTCCCTCGTCCCCGACTACCTGGCCACGCCGGAGGGCGCGAGCGTCACCAACCTGATGGACTACGGCCCCGCGCTGGGCAAGCGCTTCCGCGCGCTGAAGCTGTGGTTCGTGCTGCGCTACTTCGGCGCCGAGGGCGTGGCCGCGCGCATCCGCGAGCACGTGCGGCTGGCGCGGGAGCTGGCCGGGTGGATCGACGCGGAGCCGTTCTGGGAGCGGATGGCGCCCACGCCGCTCAGCCTGGTCGTCTTCCGCCACCGCCCGGCGGGGATGGGCGAGGAAGAGACGGACGCGCACAACGAGCGGATCATGGCCGCGGTGAACGAGAGCGGGCGCATCTTCATCTCCCACACGCGCCTGCACGGCCGCATCGCCCTGCGCCTGGCGATCGGCAATCTCCGCACGCAGGAGCCCCATGTCCGCGCCGCCTGGGACCTCCTGCGGAAGACGGGAGACGAGCTGCTCCGCGTGCGTTCGCCGACTTTCGGACGCGAATCGATTCCGTAAACCGCAAT
The Longimicrobium sp. DNA segment above includes these coding regions:
- a CDS encoding pseudouridine-5'-phosphate glycosidase, which translates into the protein MHIQTPLHVQKALEDGGAVVALESTVIAHGLPHPRNLQVARELEAEVAANGAVPATVGVVAGQPVVGLSEEEIERLGTAEGVLKLSTRDLPIAIARKMDGATTVAATMWLADLAGASVFATGGIGGVHRGGAHDVSADLAELGRTRMLVVCAGAKAILDLAATREALETAGVLVAGYGTDELPAFYSRESGLAVDVRVDSPREVADLWTAHEEMNLPGALLLCVPPPPEHALPAAEVETAIRAALQQADARGIRGKEVTPFLLTAVAERTGGRSLEANVALLRNNARVAAQVAAALAGD
- a CDS encoding pyridoxal phosphate-dependent decarboxylase family protein codes for the protein MSTTEPAPPAAAPRSAAPVLGDMPPEEFRRHAHAAVDWMADYLAGVERHPVLSRVQPGDVAALIPPSPPSQGEDFAGVLADVERVVMPGITHWNHPGFFAYFAITGSGPGIIGEMMAAALNVNGMLWRSSPSVTEVEERALDWLRQMLGLPEVFRGTIQDTASISTLVAIATAREAARVGVREMGMSGRDLPRMRVYASEQVHSSIDKACITLGLGMEGLRKIPVDAEFRMDAAALDAAIEEDRAAGMLPFCVVATVGTTSTSSIDPVAAIADVCARRKVWLHVDAAYGGSAAAVPELRWILDGAERADSVVTNPHKWLFTPIDISVLYLRDPELCRRAFSLVPDYLATPEGASVTNLMDYGPALGKRFRALKLWFVLRYFGAEGVAARIREHVRLARELAGWIDAEPFWERMAPTPLSLVVFRHRPAGMGEEETDAHNERIMAAVNESGRIFISHTRLHGRIALRLAIGNLRTQEPHVRAAWDLLRKTGDELLRVRSPTFGRESIP